The Pedobacter ginsengisoli region ACTTTTAGATAATAAACTGGTAGTAAAACCAGCTTTACAGGCTATAAAAAAGGTATAGCCTGCTGCGGTAAAAACTTACTTACATCGCCATTGTTACGCAGAATATCGCGTACAATGGTTGAGCTTATTGCCGAATACTCTGGTTTACTTAAAATAATTATTGTTTCTACTTCGGGCATCATAGTCTGATTGATTTGTGCAATTGCTTTCTCGTACTCAAAATCAGAAACAGAACGTACACCTCTAACCATGTACTGCGCGTTTATTAGTTTACAGAAATCAACTGTAAGGCCTTCGTATAGTTCTACTTCTACTTTTGGCTCTTGCTCAAAAACTTTTTTTACAATTTCTTCACGTTTATCTGCCGAAAGGAATCCTTGTTTGGAGCTATTTAGGCCAATACCCACTACTATTTTATCAAATAATGGCAGGGCGCGTTTTAAAATATCTACGTGAGCTATCGTGATTGGGTCAAATGAGCCCGGAAATAGTGCAATTTTCATACTTAAATATACTAATTGGGGGCTTTTTCAAAAAAACTAAATGAAGAGTTACCATATCTTCTGGTTTCGGTATAACCCGGTTGGTTGTTTAGCTTTAATAACGATGGATGCTCTACTATAAGCAAACCATTATCTGTTAACAGGTTATTTTTCATTACCAGTTCCGGAATTAATGGTATAGTTGGCAAATTGTAAGGAGGATCCGCAAAAATAATCTGGTAGGATTTTGTATGACTTTGCAAAAACTTAAACACATCGGCTTTTTGCACATCAATTTCATTTAGCTTATATTTTTCGATAACAGATTTTACCCAATAAACGCAGCCTGAGTGTTTATCAACCGCGGTTACATGCTCAATTCCTCTTGATGCAAATTCGAAACTGATATTTCCTGTTCCGCAAAACAAATCGAGAACGGTACAGCTATCAAAATCGTAAGTATTGTAAAGTATATTAAAAAGGGCCTCTTTAGCCATATCTGTTGTGGGCCTTACCGGAAGGCTTTCGGGTGCATTAAAGCGAATACCCTTTAGTTTTCCGCCAATTATCCGCATTGGTCAAGAGCTAATAAGCTGCTGTAATAATGAGCAGGCATGTCATCTAATATTTTATTGTCGGCTTTGTTTCCTGTTGTAGAGGTGAAGTTTATTGCATTGAAATATTTTTCAATGCATTTGTATTGGCCATCTCCTTCGTTAATAATTCCGCTTAGATGGATATTGGTGTTTAAGGCATCAATATTTAGCTGGTTGATTATGAAGAGCAGGTAGTAGTTAAATTCCTCGGTATTTTCGATTTGAAAGTAGTTTTGGAATATCAATTTACCACCATCTGTATATATAGCATTAAATGAGCCTACAGTAAAATCAAGTGTCAGGCTAAGGTTATCATTGTTTTTTGAAAGCTCCAAAACCGGTGCCGCATGATCAAATAACCGGCAGTTTGACAGAGAAATATTTAAACTTTCTTCTATGAACTTGTTTAGCGTAAATATGGATGTGAATCCAAAATTTGCAGAAGGCTGAGTGTAAAGGTTGTTAGATTGTTCTTCGGTAAAGAACTTTGCATAATCATTTAAACTCTGCTCATTGAACAAGTCGTTAGGTATAGCTATTGAATTTTCTGTATGTACCGAAGCCTTAATTTCTTTAAACGGCAAACTTAAATAGCTGTCTGTTCTTAGTTTTTCGGATAGCTGTTTGCTTACATTCTGGCATTCCTGCTGGTCGTATACAGCTTTAAGCTGGTTACTGCTTTTATCTATAATAGCATACGAAAAACTATCGGCAGTAATTTTTATTAACAGGTTGCAGTTTGTTGCGGTATTAGGGTCGAACTCCGGATCAACTAATAATATGCTATTTTTGCTGTTCATATGAACAAAATTAATCCTTTTTTCTATAACATCACCATTGCATATTTGTTAAATGGATAAAGCGTCCCTTATTGCCCAGTCTTATCAATTTACTCCGACAGCAGAACAGTTTACTTTTTGCAGTGAAATGGCCTCCTTTTTATCGAGGCAATTGGATAATCAGTGTTTTATACTGAGGGGCTATGCCGGTACCGGTAAAACTACATCGGTAGCGGCACTGGTAAAAGCATTATCTAAGTTTACTTTGCGTTCTGTATTGTTGGCGCCGACAGGAAGGGCCGCAAAGGTGATGAGCAATTATACCGGCCGAAAGGCATTAACCATCCATAAAAAAATCTATAGAAAAAGAACTGCTGTATCTACAGATATGTCGTTCCAGTTGGCGCCAAACCTGGCCGAACATACATTGTTTATTATTGATGAGGCTTCTATGATTGCCGACGAATGGAACACGCAAACGGGTTCATCTTTTTTAAAGGATCTGATGGAGTTTGTATACAACGGTAAAAATTGCGCAGTTGTTTTTGTAGGTGATACGGCACAGCTGCCTCCGGTTGGAAGTATAGATAGTCCGGCTTTAAATAAGGAATATGTTGCTTCAAATTTTGGGATGCGGGTAACCGCTGTAGAGCTGAAAGAGGTAGTTCGCCAGGAAAAAAAATCAGGAATATTAGCTAATGCTACCATGCTTAGGCAATTGATTAATGCTGACAACGAAACGGATAAGGTTGAACTGCCAAAGTTTATTACTAAAAACTATAAGGATATTTTTAGAATGACTGGCGTAAAGCTGGTTGAGGGGCTGGAGTATGCTTATAATAAGTTCGGGATAGAGAATTCGCTTGTTGTTTGCAGGTCTAATAAATCTGCTAATGTTTACAATCAGCAAATCAGGGCCAGGCTGTTGTACAGAGAAGAGGAGCTGACAGGTGGAGACCAGATTATGGTGGTTAGGAATAACTATTTCTGGTTGCCCGACAACGAATCGGCGGCGTTTATTGCGAATGGAGACATGGCAAGAATACGCAGGGTAAGGGGTATTGAAGAGCGTTATGGTTTCCGCTTTTGCGAAGTACAGCTGGAATTTCTTGATTTTCCGGAGGCTGGCGAAGTTACCTGCAAAGTTATGCTTGATACACTTACTGCCGAAACTCCAAACCTTTCTTATGAACAAAGTAATAAGCTTTTTGAAGGTTTGAATGTTGATTATGCTCATCTTACCAATAAGAAAGAGCGTTTTAATGCAATTAAAGATGATCCGTATTATAATGCGCTTCAAATTAAGTTTGCTTATGCGGTAACCTGCCATAAGGCTCAGGGTGGGCAATGGGATGCTGTATTTGTTGATCAGGGCTATTTAACTGATGAAATGATTGATATGGATTTTTTAAGATGGCTTTATACTGGGGTAACACGGGCAAAAAAAGAATTATTTTTAGTAAATTTTGCACAAAACCTATTTGCTTCTGCTGCCGAAGAGCAATTTTAAATGCTAACCTGAAACTACTGTTATGAGATTTGCTTACTCTATTAAACAAAAAATGAAAATTGCAATGCTGTTATTCTGTATAATGGCTTGTACTATATTGATCAGGTTTTTAGAAGATAAAAGTGTAAAAAGCATGAATGAGTCGTTTGTATCAATGTATAACGACCGCCTTATTCCTGCTACCGACTTGTTTTACGTTGCAGAGAATGCTTATGCAAAGAAATCTATGATTGAGGATTTTTTACATGCTGCTTATGAGCAATCTTTTAATCCGGCTACTTTTAAAGCGCAGCTGGCTTATTATAACAAAGCGATAGATTCTTTAATTAAAAAGTATGAGAAAACTTTTCTTGTTAAGCAGGAAAAAGAAAAGCTGATTGTTTTAAAGGATGGTTTGGAAAGTACGGGGAAAATTGAAAATCAGATTATGGCATTTGCCGATAAAAAAGATATAGCAAGTGCGCGAAAGCTTTATGATCAGGAGGGAAGGGCTTCATCAAAAGGAACAATTCAGAAATTATCTGAGCTAATGAGAATCCAGACCCAGGTTGGTGAGGAGCTAATTAAAGACACGGCTTTTATGGTTTCGGGAAGTAAATTATACTCAACACTGCAGGTTGCATTGGCTATTGTTATCGGTATTTTAATAGTAGGAATCGTTTTTACATCGAATGTTGTAAAAATCAATAATGATAAATTTAACCTTAATTAGTTATTTATTACAGGCTTTTCGATTACAGATTATTATGTTTGTTTCTGCAAAAAGCTACAATATGACATCAATAGCAGCCATTGAATTTAATAATGCTTTCTTTTTCAAGTTTTTAAAATTCGGGGTGGTGGGTTTTTCGGGCCTTATTGTTGATTTTAGTATTACCTATTTTTGTAAAGAAAAGCTCAAAATCCATAAATACATTTCCAATTCATTGGGTTTTATAGTAGCCACAGGTACAAACTACACACTTAACAGATACTGGACTTTTGATAATCATAATCCTGCCACGCTAATTCAGTTTGGTAAGTTTTTTGTGATTTCTTTAGCTGGCCTTGCCTTAAGTAACATGATTATTTATCTGTTGAACGACAGATTGAAATGGAATTTTTATGTTGCCAAGGCTTGTGCAATTGTAATAGTTTCACTGTGGAACTTTTTTGCTAACTATCTTTACACTTTTACCGGATAAACAATATTACAACCAATGCTGCAAACAAAGAAAAGTTCTGAACAGATATTGCTTTTATTTCTGGTTATATGGACTGCACTTAATATTATTCAGGCAGGTTTTGTTGAGGTTCATGCTGATGAGGCTTATTATTGGGTTTATTCCAGATTCCTTGACTGGGGGTATTTTGATCACCCACCAATGGTGGCTCTGTTTATTAAAATAGGAGATGCATTGCTGCCCTCAACATTGGGTTTAAGACTGTTTACTGTTATTACAAGTACCTTATCGGTTTACCTTTTATGGAAAATTGTAAGCCAGTATGCGCAAAATATTAAGCTGTTTATCCTGTTGTTTTCAGGAATAGTGCTTTTTCATGTTTATGGCTTTATAACTACTCCCGATTCTCCTCTGTTCTTTTTTACGGTACTGTTTTTTTATGTGTATCAGCGTTATGAGGCTGAGAATAAGATTAAATGGGCTTTAATATTGGCCCTGGTTATAGCTTGTTTACTGTATAGCAAGTATCATGGTATACTGGTTTTGTTTTTTACCATATTGTCTAATCTGAAACTATTAAAAAGACCCTCTTTTTGGTTTATTGTAGTCATTTCAATAGTTGCCTATCTGCCACATATATTATGGCAGGTTCATAATAATTATCCATCGTTTTACTATCATGTGATAGATCGTTCTGCGGCCTTTTATAAGTCTAGCTTTACCTCTGAATATTTGCTTGCGCAGCTTGCCCTTGCGGGACCTCTTATAGGTTGGTTTTTGTACAGATCGGCAGTGATTTTAAAATCTTCGGACAGCTTTATAAAAGCCATAAAATTTAATTTTTATGGAATATTTATATTCTTCTTATTTAGCACCTTAAAAGGAAGGGTTGAGGCACATTGGACATTGCCTGGCATGTTGTGTCTGTTTATTCTGGCCTACATTGTTATGGCAAGAAAGCCTGTTCCTAAATGGTTTGAGAAATTAGCGATTGTAAATATTGCCTTAATTGTGTTGGTGAGGCTGATACTTATTTTTCCTATTAATGCTTTGATGAAGGTAAATGTTATAGCTTATTATTTTGGAACAGAGAAATGGGCCAAACAAATACATGAAAAAGCAGGTGACTATCCGGTGATTTTTTATAATTCGTTTCAAACTCCATCGAGGTATAATTATTACAACCGGAGCACTAAAGGCTTTAGTTACGATTCGAGATATTACAGGAAAAACCAATATGACATATGGCCTTTAGAGGATAGCCTTAGAAATAAAAGGGCTTATTTTGTAATACCTGATAGCCATGGCAATAAGGTTAAACAAGATACAATTAATACGAGTAAGGGTGTGTTTTATGGATTGTGGATAGATAAGGTAAGGATGTATCAGAAGGTTTCTGTGAATCCTGTTGTAGCTCCTGCAGACTGGAAAAGTGGTGCTGCTGAGACTTTGAAGTTGAAAATAACCAATCCTTATAACGAAGCAATATCATTAGGTAATACAGGTGAAACCTGGAAGTGTTATTTAGAGTATGGGTTTAAAAAGGATGGTGATCTTAGCGAATTTAAGCCCATTGTAGCTGATTTAGAGAATGTTCATATTGGCCCTGGAGAATCTATAGAAATAGAAGGTGTAATACAGGCACCTGCTGAAGCAGGTAAGTATAAGATGATTTTGTCTTTAAGAACCGAACCCTTTTTAGGTGGCAGGAACAGCAATATGATTGGTGTTGAGGTGAGGTAAGGCACTTGTTATGTTCCTGGCAGATTTCGTCATTCTGAATTTATTTCAGAATCCCTCACGTGCTATACTTAGACCTGCTTAAGCGGGATTCTGAAATAAATTCAGAATGACGAACGAACTAGTGTGCGTCGTATATAATTACTTTTTCGAAAAGGCTACGGAATTCATCTAAGAATGCGGTGTGCAGGTGGTGTACCTGATATACATCGTGTCCGGCAAGATCTTCAAAGAGGATGCTAAGTGAAAAGGTATAAGTGGTATCAACAACTGCGCGTTCAATGGGTGCAGGTGTGCCGATATGTAGTGATTTAACAGATTCTACACCGTTAAGGGTTTCCAGACTTTTTCTGAAAGCAACTTTTTGTTCGTCGGTGGTGTCGGCTTTAAGCCAGAATAAAACGTGATGAGCTAGCATATGATATTTTTTTGGTAAATATAAAAAAGAATCGGAGATAGGTCCTAAGATCTATCCCCGAAATCTAAACTAGCGTGCAAAATAGAAACGGGAGATAACAGGAAAACGCTACAGGGCATTGAAATAAAACTGCTCAGAAGGTGAGTAATTTGAAGTTGCCGAAGGCAAAAATGTGATTTTTAACATATTTTAACATTAAACAGAGCCCTGTGGATTTGCGAAAGGGTGTAGGTTTGTCTAATTTTCGCAGCGAAAATAAATGGTTAAATGGAAGAAGTAAATAATACCACTGAAAGTTTGGCGTATGGAACCGATATCCGCGCACTGAACGAAATGATACAAAAGGAAAGCGCATTTATTGATCTGCTTTTTATGGAGATGGATAAAGTGATAGTTGGGCAGAGATATATGGTAGAGCGCTTAATGATTGGCTTGCTTGCAGATGGGCATATCTTGTTAGAAGGTGTACCGGGACTGGCAAAAACACTTGCCATCAATACCTTATCTAAAACTATTGATGCAGGCTTCAGCAGAATCCAGTTTACACCAGATCTATTACCTGCCGATTTACTGGGTACGATGATCTATAATCAGAAGAAAGAAGAATTTATTGTTAGAAAAGGTCCTTTGTTCTCTAATTTCATTCTTGCTGATGAGATTAACCGGGCACCGGCAAAAGTACAGAGTGCTTTGTTAGAGGCCATGCAGGAGCGCCAGGTAACTATTGGAGACAATACTTTTGAACTGCCTAAACCTTTTCTTGTTTTAGCAACACAGAATCCGATAGAACAAGAAGGAACGTATCCATTACCGGAAGCGCAGGTTGATAGGTTTATGCTTAAGGTAGTGATCGGGTATCCTAAAAAGGAAGATGAAAAGCTAATTATGAGAGCTAATATAGCGCCTCAGGGAATGGCTAAGCCTAAAGCTATCCTTCATCCTGATGATATTATCAGGGCAAGAAAGGTAGTGAGAGAGGTATATATGGATGAAAAAATTGAGCAGTACATTATTGATATTGTTTTTGCTACGCGCTACCCTGATCAATATAAACTGGCAGATTATAAAAACCTGATTAGTTTTGGAGCTTCGCCAAGGGCAAGTATAAATCTGGCCTTAGCTTCAAAAGCTTATGCTTTTATAAAAAGAAGGGGATATGTAATTCCGGAAGACGTAAGAGCTGTTTGCCATGATGTTTTAAGACACAGAATAGGCTTAACTTATGAGGCCGAGGCAGAGGATATTAATACAGAAGCCATCATTACCGGAATATTGAATGCAGTAGAAGTACCATAGCTTATGGATACCAAAGATCTCTTAAAGAAAGTAAGAAAGATTGAAATTAAAACCCGTGGATTAAGTAATCAGATCTTTTCAGGAGAATACCAGTCGGCATTTAAAGGTCGTGGTATGGCCTTTAGTGAAGTTCGGGAATACCAGATGGGTGATGAGATACGTACCATTGACTGGAATGTTACTGCCCGCTTTAATCACCCTTATGTAAAGGTGTTTGATGAAGAAAGGGAAATGACAGTGATGTTACTGGTGGATGTGAGCGGTTCTAAGAATTTTGGGACGCAAACTCAACAAAAACAAGAGCTGGCTACGGAGGTATGTGCCGTGCTGGCATTTTCGGCCATTCAGAACAATGATAAGGTAGGTGTATTGTTTTTTAGTGATAAAGTTGAAAAATTCATCCCTCCTAAAAAAGGGAGAAGCCACATTTTGATGATCATTAGGGAGCTGATAGATTTTAAACCTCAGAACAGGGGTACAAATGTAGCTGAAGCTTTAAGATACTTTACCAGTGCGATTAACAAAAGATGTACTTCGTTCCTGATCTCGGATTTTATGAGTAATTCTTTTGAGAATGAGCTTAAAATTGCCAATAGAAAACACGATCTTATTGCCCTGAGGTTATATGATTTGCACGAAGAAGAATTTCCGAACCTGGGGCTTATCCCTGTTAGGGATGAAGAAACGGGCGAGTATGAGTGGGTAAATACAGGAGATAAGCGGGTTAGGCATGCTTACAAAGTAGCGGCATTGGAGAGAAATGGGCGGTTAGAAGATCTTTTTAAGAGATCGGGAGTAGATTTTACGAAAATAGGTACTCATCAGTCATATATTAAACCATTAATGACATTATTTAAAAAACGCGAAGCCAGAAGGTAGGGATATGAAGCATTATTTTAATTTTAGCTGGTGTTTAATGTTATGCCTGGCTTGTTTTACTTATAAAAGCAATGCTCAGGATATAAAGGTAGAAGCCAGACTGGATAAGTCGACCATTGTTTTGGGAGACCAGACTATTTTGCGCTTAAGTGCCCAGATGCCGGTAAACGATAAAGTTGGTTTTCCTGCTTTGGCAGACACCATTTCTTCTAAAATACAGATTGTAGAGGTAGGAAAAACAGATACTATAGCTGATAAAACCAACCCAAAGGTAGTTACGATTAGTCGTCAATATACCATCACTTCTTTTGATGCAGGATTGCAGACCATTCCGGCCTTCTCACTGCAAGTGAATGCACAAAGTTTTAAAACAGATCCATTACCATTACAGGTTACTGCGGTTGCTGTTGATACTACAAAGGCAATTTATGATATTAAACAGCCGCTTGCTGTAAAATATTCATTTTTAGATTGGTTAAGGGATCATTGGCTGTGGGTTGTGATTTCGTTAGTTGCAATTTTACTGATTGCCGGACTGATCTTTTATCTATGGAAGAAAAGCAAAAATAAGCCGGTTAAGCAAGAGGTTAAGCCCTTGGTACCTGCAGATGTAACTGCTTTAAAAAAGCTTGCTGCCTTAAGAGATAAAAAATTATGGGAGCAGGAAGAAGTTAAACAATACCATATTGAACTTACTGATATTTTGAGAGAATACCTGGAAAAACGCTATCATATTAAAGCACTTGAGCAAACATCAGAAGAGATTTTTGCAAGTTTAAGGGGTATGGAAATTACTGATCAAAACAGGAGTAAGCTGCGTCAGATATTAATGCTGGCCGATCTTGTGAAGTTTGCTAAGGGAAAACCATTAAACCCGGAAAACGAACAAAGCATGGAGAATGCCATAGGTTTTGTGACAGATACTAAACAGATTAATCAATTACCAGAAAATAGAGCGCAAAATGAAACTGTTTAGTGGAATCGAATTTGCCAATCCAGGTTTTTTCTGGTTATTACTGCTGGTGCCTTTAATGGTTGGCTGGTACATTTGGCGCAACAAGAAGTTTCAGGGTACCATGCGGGTGTCGTCTGTTAAGGCGTTTATGGGCGTTAAGAAAAGTGGCTATGGTGTTTTGAGACATTATAGTATTGTACTGAAATCATTGGCCCTTATTGCGGTAATTATTGGTTTGGCAAGACCTCAGAGTGCATTGAGTTGGCAAAATTCAACAACCGAGGGGATAGATATAGTGATAGCTACTGATATTTCGGGAAGTATGCTTTCGGAAGATTTAAAGCCAAACAGGCTGGAGGCAGGAAAGAATATTGCCATTGATTTTATAAAAGACAGACCAGATGACAGGATTGGTCTTGTGGTGTTTAGTGGCGAAAGTTTTACGCAATGCCCGCTTACAATTGATCATGATGTATTAATTAACTTGTTTAAAGGTATTAATAATGGAATGATTGAAGATGGTACTGCAATAGGAATGGGGCTTGCCACGGCAGTTAACCGCCTAAAAGATAGTGAGGCAAAAAGTAAGGTGATCATTTTACTTACAGATGGGTCTAATACCGGTGGTTCAATTCCTCCGGTTACTGCTGCAGAGATTGCCAAACAAATGAATGTGCGGGTTTATACCGTTGGAGTAGGTACTAAAGGATATGCACCTTATCCGGTAAAGACCCCTTTTGGAGTTCAATACCAGCAAGTTCCGGTAACAATTGATGAGGGAACACTTTCGAGCATCGCGAAAATTACGGGAGGTAAGTACTTCCGGGCTACAAATAACGACAAGCTAAAGGAAATTTATCAGCAAATAGATCAACTGGAAAAGGCAAAGATAGCTGTTACGCAATATCATAAGAAAACAGAGCGCTTTTTGCCCTTTGCGCTAATTGCACTGGCTCTTTTGCTGGTTGAGTTTGGATTAAGAAATACATTGTTTAGAGGAGCTTTAACTTAAGATATGTT contains the following coding sequences:
- the coaD gene encoding pantetheine-phosphate adenylyltransferase, encoding MKIALFPGSFDPITIAHVDILKRALPLFDKIVVGIGLNSSKQGFLSADKREEIVKKVFEQEPKVEVELYEGLTVDFCKLINAQYMVRGVRSVSDFEYEKAIAQINQTMMPEVETIIILSKPEYSAISSTIVRDILRNNGDVSKFLPQQAIPFL
- a CDS encoding RsmD family RNA methyltransferase, whose translation is MRIIGGKLKGIRFNAPESLPVRPTTDMAKEALFNILYNTYDFDSCTVLDLFCGTGNISFEFASRGIEHVTAVDKHSGCVYWVKSVIEKYKLNEIDVQKADVFKFLQSHTKSYQIIFADPPYNLPTIPLIPELVMKNNLLTDNGLLIVEHPSLLKLNNQPGYTETRRYGNSSFSFFEKAPN
- a CDS encoding DUF3822 family protein, producing MNSKNSILLVDPEFDPNTATNCNLLIKITADSFSYAIIDKSSNQLKAVYDQQECQNVSKQLSEKLRTDSYLSLPFKEIKASVHTENSIAIPNDLFNEQSLNDYAKFFTEEQSNNLYTQPSANFGFTSIFTLNKFIEESLNISLSNCRLFDHAAPVLELSKNNDNLSLTLDFTVGSFNAIYTDGGKLIFQNYFQIENTEEFNYYLLFIINQLNIDALNTNIHLSGIINEGDGQYKCIEKYFNAINFTSTTGNKADNKILDDMPAHYYSSLLALDQCG
- a CDS encoding ATP-dependent RecD-like DNA helicase: MDKASLIAQSYQFTPTAEQFTFCSEMASFLSRQLDNQCFILRGYAGTGKTTSVAALVKALSKFTLRSVLLAPTGRAAKVMSNYTGRKALTIHKKIYRKRTAVSTDMSFQLAPNLAEHTLFIIDEASMIADEWNTQTGSSFLKDLMEFVYNGKNCAVVFVGDTAQLPPVGSIDSPALNKEYVASNFGMRVTAVELKEVVRQEKKSGILANATMLRQLINADNETDKVELPKFITKNYKDIFRMTGVKLVEGLEYAYNKFGIENSLVVCRSNKSANVYNQQIRARLLYREEELTGGDQIMVVRNNYFWLPDNESAAFIANGDMARIRRVRGIEERYGFRFCEVQLEFLDFPEAGEVTCKVMLDTLTAETPNLSYEQSNKLFEGLNVDYAHLTNKKERFNAIKDDPYYNALQIKFAYAVTCHKAQGGQWDAVFVDQGYLTDEMIDMDFLRWLYTGVTRAKKELFLVNFAQNLFASAAEEQF
- a CDS encoding MCP four helix bundle domain-containing protein, encoding MRFAYSIKQKMKIAMLLFCIMACTILIRFLEDKSVKSMNESFVSMYNDRLIPATDLFYVAENAYAKKSMIEDFLHAAYEQSFNPATFKAQLAYYNKAIDSLIKKYEKTFLVKQEKEKLIVLKDGLESTGKIENQIMAFADKKDIASARKLYDQEGRASSKGTIQKLSELMRIQTQVGEELIKDTAFMVSGSKLYSTLQVALAIVIGILIVGIVFTSNVVKINNDKFNLN
- a CDS encoding GtrA family protein, producing MTSIAAIEFNNAFFFKFLKFGVVGFSGLIVDFSITYFCKEKLKIHKYISNSLGFIVATGTNYTLNRYWTFDNHNPATLIQFGKFFVISLAGLALSNMIIYLLNDRLKWNFYVAKACAIVIVSLWNFFANYLYTFTG
- a CDS encoding ArnT family glycosyltransferase, whose translation is MLQTKKSSEQILLLFLVIWTALNIIQAGFVEVHADEAYYWVYSRFLDWGYFDHPPMVALFIKIGDALLPSTLGLRLFTVITSTLSVYLLWKIVSQYAQNIKLFILLFSGIVLFHVYGFITTPDSPLFFFTVLFFYVYQRYEAENKIKWALILALVIACLLYSKYHGILVLFFTILSNLKLLKRPSFWFIVVISIVAYLPHILWQVHNNYPSFYYHVIDRSAAFYKSSFTSEYLLAQLALAGPLIGWFLYRSAVILKSSDSFIKAIKFNFYGIFIFFLFSTLKGRVEAHWTLPGMLCLFILAYIVMARKPVPKWFEKLAIVNIALIVLVRLILIFPINALMKVNVIAYYFGTEKWAKQIHEKAGDYPVIFYNSFQTPSRYNYYNRSTKGFSYDSRYYRKNQYDIWPLEDSLRNKRAYFVIPDSHGNKVKQDTINTSKGVFYGLWIDKVRMYQKVSVNPVVAPADWKSGAAETLKLKITNPYNEAISLGNTGETWKCYLEYGFKKDGDLSEFKPIVADLENVHIGPGESIEIEGVIQAPAEAGKYKMILSLRTEPFLGGRNSNMIGVEVR
- a CDS encoding Dabb family protein gives rise to the protein MLAHHVLFWLKADTTDEQKVAFRKSLETLNGVESVKSLHIGTPAPIERAVVDTTYTFSLSILFEDLAGHDVYQVHHLHTAFLDEFRSLFEKVIIYDAH
- a CDS encoding AAA family ATPase; translation: MIQKESAFIDLLFMEMDKVIVGQRYMVERLMIGLLADGHILLEGVPGLAKTLAINTLSKTIDAGFSRIQFTPDLLPADLLGTMIYNQKKEEFIVRKGPLFSNFILADEINRAPAKVQSALLEAMQERQVTIGDNTFELPKPFLVLATQNPIEQEGTYPLPEAQVDRFMLKVVIGYPKKEDEKLIMRANIAPQGMAKPKAILHPDDIIRARKVVREVYMDEKIEQYIIDIVFATRYPDQYKLADYKNLISFGASPRASINLALASKAYAFIKRRGYVIPEDVRAVCHDVLRHRIGLTYEAEAEDINTEAIITGILNAVEVP
- a CDS encoding DUF58 domain-containing protein, whose protein sequence is MDTKDLLKKVRKIEIKTRGLSNQIFSGEYQSAFKGRGMAFSEVREYQMGDEIRTIDWNVTARFNHPYVKVFDEEREMTVMLLVDVSGSKNFGTQTQQKQELATEVCAVLAFSAIQNNDKVGVLFFSDKVEKFIPPKKGRSHILMIIRELIDFKPQNRGTNVAEALRYFTSAINKRCTSFLISDFMSNSFENELKIANRKHDLIALRLYDLHEEEFPNLGLIPVRDEETGEYEWVNTGDKRVRHAYKVAALERNGRLEDLFKRSGVDFTKIGTHQSYIKPLMTLFKKREARR
- a CDS encoding BatD family protein; the encoded protein is MKHYFNFSWCLMLCLACFTYKSNAQDIKVEARLDKSTIVLGDQTILRLSAQMPVNDKVGFPALADTISSKIQIVEVGKTDTIADKTNPKVVTISRQYTITSFDAGLQTIPAFSLQVNAQSFKTDPLPLQVTAVAVDTTKAIYDIKQPLAVKYSFLDWLRDHWLWVVISLVAILLIAGLIFYLWKKSKNKPVKQEVKPLVPADVTALKKLAALRDKKLWEQEEVKQYHIELTDILREYLEKRYHIKALEQTSEEIFASLRGMEITDQNRSKLRQILMLADLVKFAKGKPLNPENEQSMENAIGFVTDTKQINQLPENRAQNETV
- a CDS encoding vWA domain-containing protein, translated to MKLFSGIEFANPGFFWLLLLVPLMVGWYIWRNKKFQGTMRVSSVKAFMGVKKSGYGVLRHYSIVLKSLALIAVIIGLARPQSALSWQNSTTEGIDIVIATDISGSMLSEDLKPNRLEAGKNIAIDFIKDRPDDRIGLVVFSGESFTQCPLTIDHDVLINLFKGINNGMIEDGTAIGMGLATAVNRLKDSEAKSKVIILLTDGSNTGGSIPPVTAAEIAKQMNVRVYTVGVGTKGYAPYPVKTPFGVQYQQVPVTIDEGTLSSIAKITGGKYFRATNNDKLKEIYQQIDQLEKAKIAVTQYHKKTERFLPFALIALALLLVEFGLRNTLFRGALT